The genomic DNA GCAATCTGCTCTAGTAGACTCCAATTCCAAAGACCTGATCCTGAAACTTGAAATTGCACTCGCAAACGTTAAGAAAAGTGACGTTCTCAGTCGATTTCAGGCCTGTTCGAAATATTAAATCCCGAAGGACATCACATGCTCCCTCTGAGTCTCAAGCAATCCGTCACTTTTTCGATTGTCCTCTTGATGACTGTAAACACCTTCGGGGAAACGAAGCCGAAGAACATTGACGAGTTACGATTGGCTCGATCTCAGGCAGCCGGACAGAAGCGCCGACTGATCTTCAACAACGATGGTAACGAGCCGGTTTATCTCTGTGAGGACGACGTTTCGGCGGAGGGGTTGCTCAAGCATCGAACGACACCACTGGCAGGGACGCAACTCGACACTCTGTTTTATTGTACATGGTCCTCCCCGTTTGGCTGCTTCACACACAACACAAAAGTCGGATCTTTATTCACCGCAGATCAGGAAGGCTTCAGCAAGAACCAGACACAGACGTTCATCGACAAAGGTTTTGATCCATTGACGATTATGTCTGATTTCAGCAAGCAAAATGGGATTGAGCTTTTTTGGTCCATGCGGATGAACGATACTCACGACGCTTCAGGAGCCTGGTACGGTCCTCTTATGCTGGCTGCCAGTCCACTGAAGCAACAGCACCCCGAGTGGCTCTTGGCAACTGCAAAGAAAAGAAACCGTCTCGGAGGATGGACAGCAGTCGACTATGGTCGTGAAGAAATCCGTGAGTTGGTTTTTCGCTACTTTGAAGAGGTCTGCAATAACTACGATGTGGACGGCATCGAACTCGATTTTCTGCGGCACTCCGTTTTCTTCAAATCTCATGCACAAGGCGGGGCAGCAACTGAAGAGAATCTGGAACAGATGACCGCCCTGATCCGTCGAATTCGTCGTATGACTGAAGAAGTTGGCCTGAAACGTGGCCGACCGATCCTGGTCGCAATCCGCACACACGATTCGGTCGATTACTGTCGCGCTGTCGGGATCGATTTGGAGCGCTGGTTAAAAGACGGGCTTGTAGACATGCTTGTGGCAACTGGTTACTTCCGCTTGAATCCCTGGCAGCAAACTATCGCACTCGGAGAAAAATATGGTGTCGCTGTTTATCCCTGCTTAAGTGAATCTCGCGTTCGTGGTGAGGACCGCTTCCGACGCAACTCAGTCGAAAGTTATCGCGGACGAGCTTCCAACGCATTGGCGGACGGAGCAAACGGCATCTACCTATACAACTACTTCAATCCCAATTCAACACTCTGGAACGAGCTGGGGGACACGCAAACGCTACGGTATCTCGACAAGAAATTCTTCGTCACTGTCCGTGATCGCAATCCAGACAGCACTCTTGTTGGCGGCAGTCAATACAGCACAATACCATTGCTCACACCGACCCATTCGCAGACGATTTCATCCAGTAAACCGCTGGCAACAGAAGTTCGAATCGGCGACGACATAGCTGCCGCAGCGAGAGCAGGCCGCACGCCCAAAGTTACCCTGCATATGAGGATTCCCCTGTTGAGTCAGGCCAATCAGCTTGTCACAACTTTCAATGGAACGAAGCTCCTTGACGGACAAGCCTCGAACGGTTGGATCGATTACGATGTCCCGGCATCTATTGTGAAGCAGGGAGGCAATCAAGTTACCGCTTCCGTACAGTCGCTGCCTCAAAACGCCGACTCATGGACAATCAAATATGACGGCAGTGAAAAGCCTGCTAGTATTTGGCGGCGTGACCCCGGTTCCGAGCGAACGATCGACACCTTAGTCGATGGAACTTTGTTGATCGCAGATCGCGGCACCGCTTCAGGTGAATACTGCTATTTTCGCATGCCTTGGGGGGCCGAACCGGCATCGGAAACTGTCGCGGAGTTCCGTGTGAAGACTATCTCTGGATCAAGCTTTGTCATTGTGTCGAATGGCGTCTCTGGGGAGCGGCTCACTTTGGCGCCTGATCACATCTCGCTGTTTCATAACCGCAAGATTCGCTATGAGATGGACACCACATCAGATTTCCATACCTACCGGCTCGTTTTGAATGGTGAAGATCTTCAAGTTTATGTCGATGGCACTCTCCGTCTGGACGGCAAAGGCCAGCTCAAACCACGTACAGGATACCGACGTAATGAGGTCGCCTTCGGAGCCTCGAACAGCACCGATGTTGGCGAGGCGTATTGGGACGATGTGAAAGTGCGAACCGCAAGCCTCAGCTGTCATGACATCGTGGTCAGTGTGGAGTATTGATCGATTTTCGCTTGCCGATTCCTCGCGTCATCGTCCGAGGTCACCCTGTGTCGGATTCAATCACTACGACCTTGGGCGAATTCCACGATAGAAACGACCAAGAGCGTCGACTTTCTGCCAATCTTTGGAAACGCCACTCCAGTGGAAAACCATCACGCCGGTCGAGGGATGAGTTGTTCCAGCATCCAGAACAGATTCTACCTGATCAACCGCGACAGGTTCTCCCCAGTCAGCCAGCTGGACGATCGGCCAAATCTTTTGTTTCTCGTGCGGTTCACCTTTGAGATTAAGCAGATTTCCAAGACTCTTGGTTTGATCCGCGACCCAGCCCGGTTCCTGTGGATGTCCAAAACGTGCGTGGTATGGCATCGTACTGAAGACATCCAGATACTTCGCCTGAGCCGGAAGATCGATGGCGAGCTTGTGTCGGATTGCGCCCTCGTAGTCGTCAGTGGACCAGGGGCAATGAAAGGTTCCGAGCAGCGTTTGTGGTCGGACTGCATCAAGAATTTCTCGGTATTCGCGCACCCAATCGGTGAACACGTCGCATCGAAATTGTGTCCAGGCATCTCGATGCGGACCGAGCAATTGCTTGGCAGCCGCAGGGACAGAATCCGGCAATTGAATTCCAGTCTTTTGTTGGAACTGTTTCAAGGCTGTTGGCGAGAAATCCGTATCAGGCATGACCGGCTCCGCACGTTCCCAACTCGCGTGCGAGTGGTGATAGTCCAGCCAGATTCCATCAACTTCAAACGTTTCCAGAACTCGCCGAAATTCATCCATCCGGTTTTTTCGGTACCCGGCATCGAAGGGGCTGACGCCTTGCCAACCATGCGGAGCTGGGGAAGGCAAACCGTCTGTTCCGATAGGAGCAGCTTGAGGGTGTTTTTTCAAATAATTCTCGAAGTGCATTGAGTTGTACTCAGCGAACACCTTGAGTCCAAGCTGATGGTACTGTTCAATTTTCTTCTGATTGAGACCTCCCGATCCGATCCAGATCGCATTGATTCCATAGTCGGCCGGTGTCTCTCCACGTTGTAAGATTGCATCAGGAAACCCACCATAGATGCCGCGGATTTGAATCCAGGGACGCGGCTTCACTTCTTCCGGTTCAGGGGCTTCAGCGAAAGCAGAACTATCGAGCGTCGCAGCCATTGTTCCCAGCGAAAGCGTTCCGCCTGCGAGCGTCTTTAATGCGCTTCGTCGAGAAAATTTTCCAGAAAGTTGTGGCTGATCGACTGGAAAAGACATAGTAGTCACTTCTCCTTGACACAAAGTCCGTTGAACATAATGTCGCAGTCACAACAGGACCGACACGCGGTCTGTTGGGCAGAAGGAGCATTCCCGCGACTGCCCCATATCGCAAACTATCTCAATTGCGGTTTACGATATGGTACAGTCCAGGGCGAACAAATTAGTACGAGCATCAGGCTTTAGGGGTGAGACCGAAAACGCGGTCCATGTTGGCGGAGACTTCTTTCAAACGTTCAAGATCTCCACCTTTCACTTCCGCTGCTGCCCAGCCGGTGTACTTGATTTCGGCAAGAGCTTTTCGCACGTCTGCCCAGTCGAGATCTCCCTCGCCGATCTTTGTGAATTTGTCCATCTCACGAGAGAAGCCTTTGAGGTCGAGCTTGACAATTCGTTTGCCGATCTGCCGAATCCAGTCCCCCATGCTGCCATACTTCCAGTGGTTTCCAATGTCGAACTGCATGCCGACCCACGGTGAATGGAATTCATCAACGTACTTGACGAACTTGTCAGCGGTCTGCGTGTGGTCCCCTTCATGGTCGTAGCAAAACTGGTTCCAGACATTTTCAATGGCGATGTGAATCCCAAGTTCTGAAGCCAGTGGCAATGCCTTCGAGATATTGTCAATCGACCGCTTCCAGATTTCTTCTTCCGGGCCATCACTTCCTCGCCCAACGACAAGCAGGACAGTGTTGCCTCCAACAGCATGTGTCTGACGAAGAGCTTCCTGCAGACTGGCAAGAGCTTTCGCACGAACTGATGCATCTGGATCTGTGTGGCGAACAGACCAATGTCCGGCGTTCACCGATCCATCAACCGGAAGCCCTGTCGCTTTGATAGCAGCTCGAACTTCTTTGACATCGATCCCCGGGCAGTTCAATTCGATTCCATCGAAGCCAGCCTCTTTCGCAATTGCAAATTTCTCTTCGAGCGACTTACCACCCTGGACCATTCCAATTTTAAGCGTTTTGTAGAGGCGACCGTTGAGATAGCCTTCTTCGCTTTTCGCACCAAGTGCAAGCAAAGGGCCTGAAACACTCGCGGCTGCTGCCAATTGCACAAATTGACGACGAGAAAGTGAACTCGAAGAGAGCATGATCAATTCCTTGAAGATAGGTCGTATGTCGTTATTGAAATTTAGGTCGCAACATTTAATAAATCGGCTGTACCGATTCGAACCAAAATAGTAGCAGGCCGAGCAGTGATATGACACTGAGATTGACTGTGACTTTGAATCCAGAAGCGGATCTCCAGAACTGCATCAAAGAGTGACTGGTTTAGCTTGGGGGGGGCTCTTACTTCGTGAGTTTGTCAATCAAATACGCTGTCGAGTTTTTGTATTTCGTTTTTTCTATGCCAGGGTGAACGAGCACAGTTTCGACGCCGACTGCTTCAAGCCGTTCTGCGAGCTTCACTCCCATGATCCCCGAATGCGTTGGGTCTTTGGGGGATGCCCCGACGACTGGGACTTCTCCACGATAAAATAATGCGATTGGTGGATCGTCTTTGGAAACGTGCTCAATCGGTGAGTATTCATGAATCCAGGGAAGGACCTTCTCACGATTGTCGATTAAGGCTTGCAGATCCTTGAAGCCAAAAGCATGAGCCCCATACCGGTAGTTCGGCATCCATTCTCGCAACTCTTTAGGGTCAAGCGAGACTTGAGCTCCATTCACAGCTGCGCAGTATAATCGTGTCGACTCCCGTGCGATCGGATCATCGCTTTTGGGGTCCGCCATGTCGTCATGAAAGGCGAGCCACAAAGAAGTACAAGCACCTGCAGAACCACCTGTTGCTCCGATTTTCGTTTTGTCGAGGTTCCACTCAGAAGCCTTGGATCGAATGAACTGCAAGGCGCGAGCTGCATCACCCAGAGGAGCTTTTACGGGAGGTTCCACGTTCTCCTTGACTCCGTTTTGGACATAGCGATAGTTGATCGCGATGACTGAGATTCCTTTGTCCAGAAAAGCCTTGGGATTCGTTTTCTTGTCGCCACCGCGCCAACCGCCACCATGAATGTAAAGGACAACCGGAGTCGGCGTATCGGATTTCGCCGGATAGAAGTCAAGCACATTCCGGGCATGAGGTCCGTACGAAACGTTGAGTTGCGTCTGCAGGTCCTCAGCTTGGCAGATCGAGCTTAGAGATAGAGCAGTTATCAGCATCAGCGAGTAGCGCATAAATTGTCACTCCAGAGGTAAGGTCAGGAAAAAATTGGCGACAGAAGATTCAGGTTACGATGGCTTACACGACACGTTAGCGGGAAGTTCGCTCACTTCGCCAGTGACCGGGGAAAATGGAAAACGACATTGTGAATAATGAATCGGATTTCATTCGGAATGATCGATGGCTCATTTGTGACACCGCGATGACGTTCG from Thalassoglobus polymorphus includes the following:
- a CDS encoding glycoside hydrolase family 10 protein codes for the protein MLPLSLKQSVTFSIVLLMTVNTFGETKPKNIDELRLARSQAAGQKRRLIFNNDGNEPVYLCEDDVSAEGLLKHRTTPLAGTQLDTLFYCTWSSPFGCFTHNTKVGSLFTADQEGFSKNQTQTFIDKGFDPLTIMSDFSKQNGIELFWSMRMNDTHDASGAWYGPLMLAASPLKQQHPEWLLATAKKRNRLGGWTAVDYGREEIRELVFRYFEEVCNNYDVDGIELDFLRHSVFFKSHAQGGAATEENLEQMTALIRRIRRMTEEVGLKRGRPILVAIRTHDSVDYCRAVGIDLERWLKDGLVDMLVATGYFRLNPWQQTIALGEKYGVAVYPCLSESRVRGEDRFRRNSVESYRGRASNALADGANGIYLYNYFNPNSTLWNELGDTQTLRYLDKKFFVTVRDRNPDSTLVGGSQYSTIPLLTPTHSQTISSSKPLATEVRIGDDIAAAARAGRTPKVTLHMRIPLLSQANQLVTTFNGTKLLDGQASNGWIDYDVPASIVKQGGNQVTASVQSLPQNADSWTIKYDGSEKPASIWRRDPGSERTIDTLVDGTLLIADRGTASGEYCYFRMPWGAEPASETVAEFRVKTISGSSFVIVSNGVSGERLTLAPDHISLFHNRKIRYEMDTTSDFHTYRLVLNGEDLQVYVDGTLRLDGKGQLKPRTGYRRNEVAFGASNSTDVGEAYWDDVKVRTASLSCHDIVVSVEY
- a CDS encoding sugar phosphate isomerase/epimerase family protein produces the protein MLSSSSLSRRQFVQLAAAASVSGPLLALGAKSEEGYLNGRLYKTLKIGMVQGGKSLEEKFAIAKEAGFDGIELNCPGIDVKEVRAAIKATGLPVDGSVNAGHWSVRHTDPDASVRAKALASLQEALRQTHAVGGNTVLLVVGRGSDGPEEEIWKRSIDNISKALPLASELGIHIAIENVWNQFCYDHEGDHTQTADKFVKYVDEFHSPWVGMQFDIGNHWKYGSMGDWIRQIGKRIVKLDLKGFSREMDKFTKIGEGDLDWADVRKALAEIKYTGWAAAEVKGGDLERLKEVSANMDRVFGLTPKA
- a CDS encoding alpha/beta hydrolase, which gives rise to MRYSLMLITALSLSSICQAEDLQTQLNVSYGPHARNVLDFYPAKSDTPTPVVLYIHGGGWRGGDKKTNPKAFLDKGISVIAINYRYVQNGVKENVEPPVKAPLGDAARALQFIRSKASEWNLDKTKIGATGGSAGACTSLWLAFHDDMADPKSDDPIARESTRLYCAAVNGAQVSLDPKELREWMPNYRYGAHAFGFKDLQALIDNREKVLPWIHEYSPIEHVSKDDPPIALFYRGEVPVVGASPKDPTHSGIMGVKLAERLEAVGVETVLVHPGIEKTKYKNSTAYLIDKLTK
- a CDS encoding alpha-amylase family protein; protein product: MSFPVDQPQLSGKFSRRSALKTLAGGTLSLGTMAATLDSSAFAEAPEPEEVKPRPWIQIRGIYGGFPDAILQRGETPADYGINAIWIGSGGLNQKKIEQYHQLGLKVFAEYNSMHFENYLKKHPQAAPIGTDGLPSPAPHGWQGVSPFDAGYRKNRMDEFRRVLETFEVDGIWLDYHHSHASWERAEPVMPDTDFSPTALKQFQQKTGIQLPDSVPAAAKQLLGPHRDAWTQFRCDVFTDWVREYREILDAVRPQTLLGTFHCPWSTDDYEGAIRHKLAIDLPAQAKYLDVFSTMPYHARFGHPQEPGWVADQTKSLGNLLNLKGEPHEKQKIWPIVQLADWGEPVAVDQVESVLDAGTTHPSTGVMVFHWSGVSKDWQKVDALGRFYRGIRPRS